In the Urocitellus parryii isolate mUroPar1 chromosome 10, mUroPar1.hap1, whole genome shotgun sequence genome, one interval contains:
- the Cnga1 gene encoding cyclic nucleotide-gated channel alpha-1, with amino-acid sequence MKTNIVNTWHSFVNIPNVIVPDIEKEIRRMENGACSSLSDNDDSASISEESENERCQARGSFKNNSCRMGEPSQRERYLPGAMALFNVNNSSNKEQEPKEKKKKKKEKKSKSDDKNKKEPEKKKKKEKKKEKKNKEEKNKDKIEEEKKEVEIIDPSGNSYYNWLLCISLPVMYNWTMLIARACFDELQSDYLGYWLVLDYISDIIYLIDMFVRTRTGYLEQGLLVKEKGKLIKKYTSSLQFKLDVLSMIPTDLIYFKLGWNYPEVRLNKLLRISRMFEFFQRTETRTNYPNVFRISNLVMYIIIIIHWNACVYYSISKAIGFGNDTWVYPDINDPEFGRLSRKYVYSLYWSTLTLTTIGETPPPVLDSEYIFVVVDFLIGVLIFATIVGNIGSMISNMNAARAEFQSRVDAVKQYMNFRNVGKDMEKRVIKWFDYLWTNKKTVDEKEVLKYLPDKLRAEIAINVHLDTLRKVRIFADCEAGLLVELVLKLQPQVYSPGDYICKKGDIGREMYIIKEGKLAVVADDGITQFVVLSDGSYFGEISILNIKGSKAGNRRTANIKSIGYSDLFCLSKDDLMEALTEYPDAKTMLEEKGKQILMKDGLLDESIANAGSSPKDLEEKVTRMEGSVDLLQTRFARILAEYESMQQKLKQRLTKIEKFLKPVIDTDFSALEGAEVESGPTDSTRD; translated from the exons CTCCCTTTCTGACAATGATGACAGTGCCTCTATATCTGAAGAATCAGAGAATGAGAGATGCCAGGCAAGAGGCTCCTTTAAAAACAACTCATGCAGAATGGGAGAACCATCACAGAG GGAGCGATACCTGCCTGGTGCCATGGCACTTTTCAATGTCAACAACAGCAGCAATAAGGAACA agaaccaaaagaaaaaaagaaaaagaaaaaagagaaaaagag CAAGtctgatgataaaaataaaaaggagccagagaagaaaaagaagaaggaaaagaaaaaagagaagaaaaacaaagaggagaaaaacaaagataaaatagaaga ggagaagaaagaagttgAGATTATTGATCCCTCAGGAAACTCATATTACAACTGGCTGCTTTGCATCTCCTTACCTGTGATGTACAACTGGACCATGCTTATTGCAag AGCATGTTTTGATGAACTTCAATCTGATTACCTAGGATACTGGCTTGTTTTGGATTACATATCAGATATAATCTATCTTATTGATATGTTTGTACGAACAAGGACAG gttaTCTAGAACAAGGATTGCTggtgaaagaaaaagggaaacttATAAAGAAATATACATCAAGTTTGCAATTTAAACTTGATGTTCTGTCAATGATACCAACTGATCTGATATATTTTAAGTTAGGGTGGAACTATCCCGAAGTTCGATTGAATAAGCTGTTAAGGATCTCTCGTATGTTTGAGTTCTTCCAGAGAACAGAAACAAGGACAAACTATCCAAACGTCTTTAGGATTTCTAACCTTGTTATgtatatcatcatcattatccatTGGAATGCATGTGTGTATTACTCTATTTCGAAAGCTATTGGATTTGGTAACGATACATGGGTCTACCCTGATATTAATGATCCTGAATTTGGCCGTTTGTCTAGAAAATATGTATACAGCCTTTACTGGTCTACACTGACTTTGACTACCATTGGTGAAACACCACCTCCTGTTCTGGACTCTGAATATATCTTTGTGGTGGTTGATTTTTTAATTGGAGTTTTAATTTTTGCTACCATTGTTGGTAACATAGGTTCTATGATTTCCAACATGAATGCAGCAAGGGCAGAATTTCAATCAAGAGTTGATGCTGTCAAGCAATACATGAATTTTCGAAATGTAGGCAAAGATATGGAAAAGAGGGTAATTAAATGGTTCGACTACCTGTGGACTAACAAAAAAACAGTTGATGAAAAAGAAGTCTTGAAGTATCTGCCTGATAAACTAAGGGCAGAAATTGCCATCAATGTTCACTTAGACACATTAAGAAAGGTGCGTATTTTTGCTGACTGTGAAGCTGGTTTGTTGGTGGAGTTGGTCTTGAAATTACAACCCCAAGTCTATAGTCCTGGAGACTACATATGCAAGAAAGGAGATATTGGAAGAGAGATGTACATCATCAAGGAAGGCAAACTTGCTGTGGTGGCAGATGATGGAATCACTCAGTTTGTGGTGTTGAGTGATGGCAGCTACTTTGGTGAGATTAGCATTCTTAACATTAAAGGTAGCAAAGCTGGCAATCGAAGAACTGCCAATATCAAAAGTATTGGCTACTCAGACCTGTTCTGTCTGTCTAAAGATGACCTCATGGAAGCTCTAACTGAGTACCCGGATGCCAAAACTATGCTGGAGGAGAAAGGGAAGCAAATCCTAATGAAAGATGGTCTACTGGATGAAAGCATTGCAAATGCTGGTAGTAGTCCTAAAGACCTTGAAGAGAAGGTCACTCGAATGGAGGGGTCAGTAGATCTCCTGCAAACACGGTTTGCCAGGATCCTGGCTGAGTATGAGTCAATGCAACAGAAACTGAAGCAAAGGTTAACCAAGATTGAGAAATTTCTGAAACCAGTCATTGACACAGATTTTTCAGCTCTCGAGGGAGCTGAGGTAGAAAGTGGACCCACAGACTCTACACGGGACTGA